From a region of the Streptomyces sp. NBC_00102 genome:
- a CDS encoding sulfite exporter TauE/SafE family protein, with product MDTLTLFQLAVLAAASALVGFSKTSINGANTISLAVFAAVLPARESTGVLLPLLIAGDVLAVFVYRRHAHWPTLLRLFPAVAVGLVAGTLFLKFAGDGAVRASIGAILLVMVGVTLRRRRRPGPVEGGEAVDGAGAAGGEAAGAGPTASGRRARNAARTRAGTYGVLGGFTTMVANAAGPVMSLYLLSSGMRKLGFLGTSAWFFLIVNVTKVPFSVGLGLIDGRSLLLDAVLVLFVLPGAWLGRRCVGRINQRLFERIVLVATVVGGLQLLLL from the coding sequence ATGGATACCCTCACGCTTTTCCAACTGGCCGTGCTTGCCGCGGCATCAGCCCTCGTCGGCTTCTCGAAGACCTCGATCAACGGCGCCAACACGATCAGCCTCGCGGTCTTCGCGGCCGTGCTCCCCGCCCGCGAGTCCACCGGCGTGCTGCTTCCCCTCCTGATCGCCGGTGACGTCCTGGCCGTATTCGTCTACAGGCGGCACGCGCACTGGCCGACACTGCTGCGGCTCTTCCCCGCCGTGGCCGTCGGCCTGGTCGCCGGAACGCTCTTCCTCAAGTTCGCGGGCGACGGCGCGGTACGGGCGTCGATCGGGGCCATCCTGCTGGTCATGGTCGGCGTCACGCTCCGGCGGCGACGGCGCCCCGGGCCGGTGGAGGGCGGGGAAGCGGTGGACGGCGCCGGTGCGGCCGGGGGAGAAGCGGCTGGAGCGGGCCCGACCGCCTCCGGCCGCCGGGCCCGCAACGCCGCACGCACTCGGGCGGGAACCTACGGGGTGCTCGGAGGCTTCACCACCATGGTGGCCAATGCGGCCGGCCCCGTCATGTCGCTCTATCTGCTCTCCTCCGGGATGCGCAAGCTCGGCTTCCTCGGCACGTCCGCCTGGTTCTTCCTGATCGTCAACGTGACCAAGGTGCCGTTCAGCGTGGGACTCGGCCTCATCGACGGACGCTCTCTGCTGCTCGACGCGGTTCTGGTGCTCTTCGTCCTGCCCGGCGCCTGGCTGGGCCGCCGATGTGTCGGCCGGATCAACCAGCGGCTCTTCGAACGGATCGTGCTCGTGGCGACGGTGGTGGGCGGACTCCAACTCCTCCTGCTGTGA
- a CDS encoding carbohydrate ABC transporter permease, which translates to MASTSTTPPVVPVSGAGRTTRPASPARAASGRATARRRELGAAGALMTPFFVLLTTVFLIPVGTAIWLSFFSDDQPGLGFGPEKTVFVGVRSYVAVLTDPTFLGGLGIVALYCLIYIPLIVVSALALALLLDSGVVRLRASAQLALFLPHAVPGIIAAIIWLYLYTPGLSPVIDLLGKADITVDFLGVHTVVPSIVNIALWSNLGYNMVVFYAALQAVPREVIEASVVDGAGPVRTALQVKAPLVRSSIVMVAMFTLIFALQLFTEPMLLGQSTPMINSRFSPSMYIYDAAFTRNNYGLAAAASVILLAFTVALSYGVTRWTNRADAAEEDAR; encoded by the coding sequence ATGGCCAGCACCAGCACCACCCCGCCCGTCGTCCCCGTGAGCGGTGCGGGGCGGACCACCCGTCCGGCCTCCCCCGCCCGGGCGGCGTCCGGCCGCGCGACGGCGCGACGGCGCGAACTCGGCGCCGCCGGCGCCCTGATGACGCCGTTCTTCGTCCTCCTGACGACCGTCTTCCTCATCCCGGTCGGCACCGCGATCTGGCTGAGCTTCTTCAGCGACGACCAGCCCGGACTCGGCTTCGGCCCCGAGAAGACCGTCTTCGTCGGAGTGCGCAGTTATGTCGCGGTCCTCACCGACCCGACGTTCCTCGGCGGGCTCGGTATCGTCGCGCTGTACTGCCTGATCTACATACCGTTGATCGTGGTCAGCGCGCTCGCGCTGGCCCTGCTGCTGGACTCGGGCGTGGTGCGGCTGCGCGCCTCGGCGCAGCTGGCGCTCTTCCTGCCGCACGCGGTGCCGGGCATCATCGCCGCGATCATCTGGCTGTACCTGTACACCCCAGGGCTCAGCCCGGTGATCGACCTGCTCGGCAAGGCCGACATCACGGTCGACTTCCTCGGGGTGCACACCGTGGTTCCCTCGATCGTGAACATCGCGTTGTGGAGCAATCTCGGCTACAACATGGTCGTCTTCTACGCCGCGTTGCAGGCCGTGCCGCGCGAGGTGATCGAGGCGTCCGTCGTCGACGGGGCGGGCCCGGTGCGCACCGCGCTCCAGGTGAAGGCACCGCTGGTGCGTTCCTCCATCGTGATGGTGGCGATGTTCACGCTGATCTTCGCGCTCCAGCTCTTCACCGAGCCGATGCTGCTCGGTCAGTCCACCCCGATGATCAACTCCCGTTTCTCGCCCAGCATGTACATCTACGACGCCGCGTTCACCCGCAACAACTACGGTCTGGCGGCTGCCGCTTCGGTGATCCTGCTGGCCTTCACGGTGGCGCTCTCCTACGGCGTCACCCGGTGGACGAACCGTGCCGACGCAGCCGAGGAGGACGCCCGATGA
- a CDS encoding ABC transporter substrate-binding protein, translating to MPDRQSRRSVLATIVSLPVAGALSACSGGGASGQSTSSTDSTSNTSGTSNAGNTSSKGGKVRITFWSSLRGSQEVVDAFNRGHRTIEVDFQQIPSGGQGGYAKLSNAARAGNAPDVATLEYPQVPGFAIDGVARDLTGLVSDTLRAKLLPQALGLTTFDKKIFSVPLDIEPMVMHYRTDLFEEYGLRVPRTWDEFEETAATVRRKGGERRLVLFPTDGATQMAAYAWQAGAQWFSTTGGTWNVSLADAPTRRVAAYWQRLIDRDQVFMNAVESRQSDAQIGNGLVLARLSGAWDAGAQMKARPGQKGQWAIAPFPQWDTANPSNGTHGGSTFSVTKDCRHPEAAMEFIEWQVSHPDALRARLSSGASSQYPAAPGLVSVGSQAFDRSYYAGQDIYRVFEEQARIVRDGWVWGPRMTATGKVMQDGFARASGGKGSLLSSIEAAQKGTMPDLRALGLATSERST from the coding sequence ATGCCTGATCGACAGAGTCGTCGGTCCGTGCTGGCCACGATCGTCTCGCTGCCGGTGGCAGGTGCACTCAGCGCCTGCTCCGGTGGCGGGGCATCGGGGCAGAGCACGAGCAGTACAGACAGCACGAGCAACACGAGCGGTACCAGCAACGCCGGCAACACCAGCAGCAAGGGCGGCAAGGTCCGCATCACCTTCTGGTCGTCCCTGCGGGGCAGTCAGGAGGTGGTGGACGCCTTCAACCGCGGTCACCGCACCATCGAGGTCGATTTCCAGCAGATCCCCTCGGGCGGTCAGGGCGGTTACGCGAAGCTCAGCAACGCCGCCCGGGCCGGAAACGCCCCGGACGTGGCCACCCTGGAGTACCCGCAGGTACCGGGGTTCGCCATCGACGGTGTCGCCCGGGACCTGACCGGTCTCGTCAGCGACACGCTCCGCGCGAAACTGCTGCCGCAGGCGCTGGGGCTCACCACGTTCGACAAGAAGATCTTCTCCGTCCCGCTCGACATCGAGCCGATGGTGATGCACTACCGCACCGATCTGTTCGAGGAGTACGGGCTGCGGGTGCCACGCACCTGGGACGAGTTCGAGGAGACGGCGGCGACCGTACGGCGCAAGGGCGGTGAGCGGCGGCTCGTCCTCTTCCCCACGGACGGCGCGACGCAGATGGCCGCGTACGCCTGGCAGGCGGGCGCCCAGTGGTTCTCCACCACCGGTGGCACCTGGAACGTCTCGCTCGCCGACGCCCCGACCCGGCGGGTCGCCGCGTACTGGCAGCGGCTCATCGACCGGGACCAGGTGTTCATGAACGCCGTGGAGAGCCGGCAGAGCGACGCGCAGATCGGCAACGGCCTGGTCCTCGCCCGCCTCAGCGGCGCCTGGGACGCGGGGGCCCAGATGAAGGCCCGCCCGGGCCAGAAGGGGCAGTGGGCGATCGCGCCGTTCCCGCAGTGGGACACGGCGAACCCGTCCAACGGGACGCACGGCGGGTCCACCTTCTCGGTGACGAAGGACTGCCGGCACCCGGAGGCCGCGATGGAGTTCATCGAGTGGCAGGTCTCGCACCCGGACGCGCTGCGGGCCCGGCTCTCCAGCGGGGCGAGCAGCCAGTACCCGGCCGCACCCGGCCTCGTCTCCGTGGGCAGCCAGGCGTTCGACCGTTCCTACTACGCGGGCCAGGACATCTACCGGGTCTTCGAGGAGCAGGCGCGCATCGTCCGGGACGGCTGGGTCTGGGGTCCCCGGATGACCGCCACCGGCAAGGTCATGCAGGACGGTTTCGCCCGGGCGAGCGGCGGCAAGGGCTCGCTGCTGAGCTCGATCGAGGCCGCCCAGAAGGGCACCATGCCCGATCTGCGGGCGCTCGGCCTCGCCACCAGTGAGCGTTCCACGTGA
- a CDS encoding substrate-binding domain-containing protein yields MREPVELRRQRILAVVRSRGAVKVTALAEELDVSVVTVRRDVEELARTGRLRRGHGVARSTALAQDPAPAPAAPRLDAAGEGGPVALVVPERHSYLYETLHGARSVLDEHGIRVALHIAPQARGTERPLVEQALAGGARGLLIAPRWRSAAWEESDSEWLADVGVPTVLMERRPRPGSALHALDSVCSDHWYGVHLAVDHLVSLGHRRIVLAARNDSPTARSIRAAFAEIAAARPEVEDWHVVLSSPDAVASDGWYGADDGEGDGKAGEVTGAAVDLAAVLRERRATGAVLHGDVDALMLVQRLSESGVRVPEDCSVVAYDDVVAALGTTPLTAVSPPKAEIGRAAAELMLYRLGGSAGAEGPVRRTELLPELKVRGSARAVGIPPHDPIV; encoded by the coding sequence ATGCGGGAGCCGGTGGAACTCAGGCGGCAGCGAATCCTCGCGGTGGTGCGGTCGCGAGGGGCGGTGAAGGTGACCGCGCTCGCCGAGGAACTCGACGTCTCCGTCGTCACGGTACGCCGGGACGTGGAGGAACTGGCCCGCACGGGACGGCTCAGGCGCGGGCACGGAGTGGCGCGGTCCACCGCCCTGGCGCAAGACCCGGCCCCCGCTCCGGCGGCGCCCCGGCTCGACGCGGCCGGCGAGGGCGGCCCGGTCGCGCTCGTCGTGCCGGAGCGCCATTCGTACCTGTACGAGACGCTGCACGGGGCCCGTTCGGTGCTGGACGAGCACGGCATCCGGGTCGCTCTGCACATCGCGCCGCAGGCCCGGGGGACCGAACGGCCCCTGGTGGAGCAAGCACTGGCAGGTGGCGCCCGCGGGCTGCTGATCGCTCCGCGCTGGCGCAGCGCCGCGTGGGAGGAGTCCGACTCCGAGTGGCTCGCCGACGTGGGGGTGCCCACGGTGCTGATGGAGCGCAGACCCCGGCCGGGGAGCGCGCTGCACGCCCTGGACTCGGTCTGTTCCGACCACTGGTACGGGGTCCATCTCGCCGTGGACCACCTGGTGTCCCTGGGGCACCGTCGCATCGTGCTGGCGGCCCGGAACGACAGCCCGACCGCGCGGAGCATCAGGGCGGCGTTCGCGGAGATCGCCGCCGCACGGCCGGAGGTGGAGGACTGGCACGTGGTGCTCAGTTCGCCGGACGCGGTCGCCTCCGACGGCTGGTACGGCGCGGACGACGGAGAAGGCGACGGAAAGGCCGGCGAGGTCACCGGTGCGGCGGTGGACCTGGCGGCCGTGCTGCGGGAGCGGCGGGCAACCGGGGCCGTACTGCACGGCGACGTCGACGCGTTGATGCTGGTCCAGCGGCTCTCCGAGAGCGGGGTGCGGGTGCCGGAGGACTGCTCGGTGGTGGCGTACGACGATGTCGTGGCGGCACTGGGCACCACGCCGTTGACCGCGGTGTCACCACCGAAGGCAGAGATCGGGCGGGCGGCCGCCGAGTTGATGCTGTACCGGCTGGGTGGTTCCGCCGGGGCGGAAGGGCCAGTGCGGCGTACGGAGTTGCTGCCGGAGCTGAAGGTGCGCGGTTCCGCGCGGGCGGTGGGCATTCCGCCGCACGATCCGATCGTTTGA
- a CDS encoding DUF309 domain-containing protein gives MDETHRDRDAEGRARNARPRDGLGRPLPYGTEGVERQPEGVVRSPEETLREAQRLLDAGMPFHAHEVFEDAWKSGPEEDRELWRAMAQLAVGLTHSARGNTVGGARLLRRGASVLAGYRTREPYGIGVGGLIDWARELAGRVESPDTAGGGSGTPAAASSAGGGRPAAGLDAAAEAPRLRP, from the coding sequence GTGGACGAGACGCACAGGGACCGCGACGCCGAAGGCCGAGCCCGCAACGCACGCCCCAGGGACGGGCTGGGGCGCCCGCTGCCCTACGGGACGGAGGGAGTGGAACGCCAGCCCGAAGGCGTGGTGCGCTCCCCCGAGGAGACGCTGCGGGAGGCCCAGCGGCTGCTCGACGCGGGCATGCCCTTCCACGCGCACGAGGTCTTCGAGGACGCCTGGAAGTCCGGCCCCGAGGAGGACCGCGAACTCTGGCGCGCCATGGCCCAGTTGGCGGTCGGATTGACACATTCGGCACGCGGCAACACGGTGGGAGGGGCCCGGCTGCTGCGCCGGGGGGCGAGCGTGCTCGCCGGGTACCGCACACGCGAACCGTACGGAATCGGCGTCGGCGGGCTGATCGACTGGGCCCGGGAACTGGCGGGACGGGTCGAGTCCCCGGACACGGCGGGTGGGGGGTCGGGGACCCCGGCAGCGGCCTCTTCGGCGGGCGGCGGACGCCCGGCGGCCGGCCTGGATGCCGCCGCGGAGGCGCCTCGGCTCCGGCCGTAG